A genomic region of Spea bombifrons isolate aSpeBom1 chromosome 9, aSpeBom1.2.pri, whole genome shotgun sequence contains the following coding sequences:
- the ESR2 gene encoding estrogen receptor beta: MSGFIHKDFSQLQPLQHVGHGKADMKSSPSDVTPPAPYSANQPGAPPVDQSPLYIQSSYADNRHDYSALAFYSPPAMNYTVPGNSSDSEGPVMRHTVSPSLLWTAQDHMSPVTLHCPSSLMYAEPPRSPWFEAKAEEHILPLNRETLKRKSQNGDCQSHVVSNPGSKRDTHFCAVCSDYASGYHYGVWSCEGCKAFFKRSIQGHNDYICPATNQCTIDKNRRKSCQACRLRKCFEVGMMKCGTRRERCGYRIIRHRRHSEDQMSCFGKSRKAVEGVGRVKDVLPASLGPEQFVLCLIEAEPPNVLLMSRPSKPFTEASMMMSLTKLADKELVHMIGWAKKIPGFVELSLYDQVRLLESCWLEVLMMGLMWRSIDYPGKLIFAPDLALDRDEGKCVEGILEIFDMLLATTSRFRELKLQHREYLCLKAMILLNSSMFPFFNAVEESDSSRKLHHLLNTVTDGLIWVISKSGIPFRQQSTRLANLLMLLSHVRHASYKGMEHLLSMKCKNVVPVYDLLLEMLNAHTLREQRKSMESPSFAPKPVNEARDAGQPAQ, from the exons ATGTCTGGATTTATTCACAAGGACTTCTCCCAGTTGCAGCCGCTGCAGCACGTCGGGCACGGAAAAGCCGACATGAAAAGCTCCCCGTCCGACGTGACGCCGCCCGCTCCGTACAGCGCCAACCAGCCCGGCGCCCCCCCCGTGGACCAGAGCCCGCTCTACATCCAGTCTTCGTACGCGGACAACAGGCACGACTACTCGGCGTTGGCGTTTTATAGCCCGCCGGCCATGAACTATACCGTTCCTGGAAACTCCAGCGACTCGGAGGGTCCGGTGATGAGGCATACCGTCAGCCCGAGCTTACTTTGGACCGCGCAGGACCATATGTCCCCCGTGACTTTGCATTGCCCGTCTTCGTTGATGTACGCAGAGCCGCCGAGGAGCCCGTGGTTTGAGGCGAAGGCTGAGGAGCACATCCTGCCCCTCAACAG AGAAACCCTGAAAAGAAAATCTCAGAACGGCGATTGCCAGAGTCACGTCGTCAGCAATCCGGGATCTAAAAGGGACACCCACTTCTGTGCCGTCTGCAGCGATTACGCGTCCGGGTATCACTACGGCGTGTGGTCTTGTGAGGGGTGCAAGGCTTTCTTCAAGAGAAGCATTCAAG ggcacaACGACTACATTTGTCCGGCGACGAACCAGTGCACGATAGACAAAAACAGACGCAAAAGCTGCCAAGCGTGCCGGCTGCGGAAATGCTTTGAAGTGGGAATGATGAAATGCG GAACGAGACGGGAACGCTGCGGCTACCGCATCATACGGCACAGGCGCCACTCGGAAGATCAGATGAGTTGCTTCGGAAAGAGCAGAAAGGCGGTTGAGGGCGTAGGGCGAGTGAAGGACGTCCTCCCGGCCTCTTTGGGTCCAGAACAGTTCGTTTTGTGTTTAATCGAAGCGGAGCCGCCAAACGTTTTGTTAATGAGCCGACCCAGCAAACCCTTCACCGAGGCGTCCATGATGATGTCGCTGACCAAGTTGGCTGACAAGGAGTTGGTTCATATGATTGGATGGGCCAAGAAAATTCCTG GGTTCGTGGAGTTGAGTCTGTACGATCAGGTCCGTCTCCTGGAGAGCTGCTGGCTGGAAGTTCTGATGATGGGGTTAATGTGGAGGTCGATTGATTACCCAGGAAAACTCATCTTTGCTCCAGACCTTGCTCTAGacag ggATGAAGGGAAATGCGTGGAAGGGATTCTGGAGATATTTGACATGCTGCTCGCAACTACTTCAAGATTTAGAGAATTAAAACTTCAGCACCGGGAATACCTCTGCTTAAAAGCTATGATTCTGCTCAACTCCA GCATGTTTCCGTTCTTCAATGCGGTGGAAGAGTCCGATAGCAGCAGGAAGCTTCATCATCTCTTGAACACGGTCACCGACGGACTTATCTGGGTCATTTCCAAGAGCGGAATCCCCTTCCGGCAGCAGTCGACGCGTCTGGCGAACTTACTGATGCTTCTCTCCCACGTCAGACACGCCAG TTACAAGGGAATGGAGCAtctgctcagcatgaaatgtaAGAACGTGGTTCCGGTGTATGACCTGCTCCTGGAGATGCTGAACGCGCATACGCTACGAGAGCAAAGGAAATCGATGGAATCGCCAAGTTTTGCCCCCAAACCTGTAAACGAGGCGAGGGACGCGGGGCAGCCTGCGCAGTGA